The DNA region ATGCTGCGCAATGGCGGCGAACCCTTTGGAGCCATTATGGGCGCCGTGAACGAACTGGTGCCGGGCCAGCGGCTGCGGCTACTCGCCACATTCCGGCCGGAGCCGCTGTTCAGCGTGATGGCGAGCAAGGGATTTTCTCATGAAGCGAGCCCCTTGGAAGGCGGGGATTGGCAGGTCGTCTTCACGCCGACTGGCGATAGCAAGCAGGCGGGTGGCTCAGCGTCCAATCCGGACACCTGGGCGGATCCGGACTACTACCTCGACTGCACCGACATGGATCCTCCCGAGCCAATGGTGCGCATTCTTGAGCAGCTGGAAGACATGGGGGAAGGCCAGGTGCTGTTTGCTCTGCTCGGGCGGGAGCCGATTTTCCTGTTCCCCGAACTCGAGGCACGCGGGCACGCCCATGTAGGCGAGTTCGCCGAAGACGGTGTTACCTACCGGCTCTTTGCTCGGGCAGGACGCAGGCCATGAAACCTCTCGATGACCGGCAGATGGAAGATGCTATCCGTGCCGCACTTCGAACGGTGATCGATCCCGAACTCGGGCACAACATCGTTGACCTAGGGATGATCTATGACATCAGCATAGCTGAAGAAGGCGCCGCCACGGTGGTGATGACCACCACGGCCCGGTTCTGTCCCGCCAGTGCCTTCCTGCAGCAGGCTGTTGCAGAGCAAGCATCCGCTGT from Devosia sp. RR2S18 includes:
- a CDS encoding metal-sulfur cluster assembly factor → MKPLDDRQMEDAIRAALRTVIDPELGHNIVDLGMIYDISIAEEGAATVVMTTTARFCPASAFLQQAVAEQASAVPGVGAVQVELTYDPPWTPDRMRPHLARHF
- a CDS encoding DUF2249 domain-containing protein, encoding MNDLELDVRPMLRNGGEPFGAIMGAVNELVPGQRLRLLATFRPEPLFSVMASKGFSHEASPLEGGDWQVVFTPTGDSKQAGGSASNPDTWADPDYYLDCTDMDPPEPMVRILEQLEDMGEGQVLFALLGREPIFLFPELEARGHAHVGEFAEDGVTYRLFARAGRRP